One Nicotiana sylvestris chromosome 12, ASM39365v2, whole genome shotgun sequence genomic window carries:
- the LOC138883759 gene encoding protein FAR1-RELATED SEQUENCE 5-like, which yields MVLSTWLGDLNNVHPLAIMTDQCDSIKAAINALMPNTLSGVLDSKIAKAEFKALVLDSINVAEFERRWTDYIEKYNLDGRDWFYKLYLEKEKWVLVYLNDHFWAGMLSTQRSEGMHAFFDGFITRQSTLKLFIQQYELAIRTKLEKELEAEYRSRCFEPKCLSEFA from the exons ATGGTGCTATCTACATGGCTTGGGGATCTAAACAATGTTCATCCATTAGCTATCATGACTGACCAATGTGATAGTATTAAGGCTGCCATCAATGCATTGATGCCAAATACG TTAAGCGGAGTTCTTGATAGTAAGATTGCAAAGGCAGAATTTAAGGCTTTAGTCCTTGATAGCATTAACGTTGCTGAGTTTGAGAGACGGTGGACTGATTATATTGAAAAATATAACTTAGATGGAAGGGATTGGTTTTATAAGCTTTATTTGGAGAAAGAGAAATGGGTTCTTGTATACCTCAATGACCACTTTTGGGCTGGGATGTTGTCCACACAAAGAAGTGAAGGAATGCATGCTTTCTTTGACGGATTCATCACCCGCCAAAGCACTTTGAAGCTATTTATTCAGCAATATGAGTTAGCCATAAGAACTAAGCTCGAGAAAGAATTGGAAGCTGAATATAGGTCAAGGTGCTTTGAACCAAAATGTTTATCTGAATTTGCATAG
- the LOC104227500 gene encoding protein FAR1-RELATED SEQUENCE 5-like, translating into MPNEFNEEDLIIGPITGMRFSSKDVMFDFYKEHARLSGFCIVKRTSNKKGGDIVRYVQYGCGRSRKPRNKHVTKRRNCRARINGNLEENGSWRVSKVVKKHNHQLEPALSRLMAGHISLNKSLKRTLATKYIAGLRP; encoded by the coding sequence ATGCCTAATGAGTTCAATGAAGAAGATCTCATAATTGGTCCAATTACTGGGATGCGGTTCAGTAGTAAGGATGTTATGTTTGATTTTTACAAAGAACATGCAAGATTATCGGGGTTTTGCATTGTCAAAAGAACATCAAATAAAAAAGGTGGTGATATCGTTAGGTATGTGCAATATGGTTGTGGTAGGTCTAGGAAACCAAGGAATAAGCATGTTACCAAGAGGAGGAACTGTCGTGCTAGAATAAATGGAAATTTGGAGGAGAATGGTTCGTGGCGTGTTTCAAAGGTGGTTAAAAAACATAATCATCAATTGGAACCAGCACTATCGCGATTGATGGCTGGACACATATCGCTTAATAAGTCTCTTAAGAGAACTCTTGCAACCAAATATATTGCTGGCTTAAGACCCTAA
- the LOC104227497 gene encoding probable protein phosphatase 2C 4 translates to MGNGMGKLKLCFAGDVGEISKRHHDIAVNLSDHLDDVGLGHSFCYIRPDPSFSDESSSSSSSTNSSQTTVFRTISGASISANASTPLSTALFDFYTYTDISSSAFESSPLFSSIPLQPIPRRSVASIRSGPISRVSCSGSGPTERGFVSGPIERGYLVRSLRKVLSSSFLGIEEMSFIEKKNKINLADDVEGNVQWAQGKAGEDRVHIVVSEEHGWVFVGIYDGFNGPDATDFLLNNLYSNVIKELKRFPWNDKLEISEDSTGNDIVRLVHQSQEFDEKLNNLGTNGDAGIDQFDILKALSEALRKTEASYLEMADMMLKENPELALMGSCVLVMLLNGKDVYFMNVGDSRALLAQNPESDPFDSKLGRINEESLNLNSIDALCRVESNLTSCQLTMDHTTSDKEEVLRIRSEHPDDVSVIKNDRVKGSLKVTRAFGAGYLKEAKWNNALLEMFRIDYIGNSPYINCLPSLYHHKLGPRDRFLILSSDGLYQYFTNEEAVSEVENFMSIFPEGDPSQHLVEEVLFRAAKKAGMNFHELLDIPPGDRRQYHDDVSIIIISFEGKLWRSSA, encoded by the exons ATGGGTAATGGGATGGGAAAATTGAAGCTTTGTTTCGCCGGAGATGTTGGAGAAATCTCGAAAAGACACCACGATATCGCCGTGAATCTCTCCGATCATCTCGACGACGTCGGTTTAGGCCATTCATTTTGCTACATCCGGCCAGACCCTTCTTTCTCCGATgaatcctcctcctcctcctcctctactaACAGCAGCCAAACGACGGTGTTTCGCACCATCTCCGGCGCTTCCATATCGGCTAACGCTTCCACACCTCTCTCTACTGCACTTTTCGACTTCTACACTTATACTGACATATCGTCTTCAGCTTTCGAAAGCTCACCTTTATTCTCTTCTATTCCTCTTCAACCTATCCCCCGAAGATCAGTAGCCTCTATTCGGTCGGGCCCGATCTCCCGAGTTTCTTGCTCGGGCTCTGGCCCAACCGAGAGGGGATTTGTCTCTGGCCCAATCGAGCGGGGCTATTTAGTTAGAAGTTTGAGGAAAGTTTTGTCAAGCTCCTTTCTGGGGATTGAAGAAATGAGTTTTATAGAGAAGAAGAATAAAATTAATTTGGCTGATGACGTTGAGGGAAATGTTCAGTGGGCTCAGGGAAAAGCAGGGGAAGACAGAGTACATATAGTGGTTTCTGAAGAACATGGTTGGGTTTTTGTTGGGATTTATGATGGATTTAATGGGCCTGATGCTACAGATTTTCTGTTAAACAATCTCTATTCAAATGTCATCAAAGAGCTCAAGAGATTTCCTTGGAATGACAAGTTAGAAATTTCTGAGGATTCGACGGGTAATGACATTGTTCGATTGGTACATCAGAGTCAAGAATTTGATGAGAAGTTGAACAATTTGGGAACAAATGGAGATGCGGGTATTGACCAATTCGATATCTTGAAGGCGTTATCAGAGGCGTTAAGGAAAACTGAGGCGTCGTATTTGGAGATGGCTGATATGATGCTAAAGGAGAATCCTGAGTTGGCTTTAATGGGATCTTGTGTTTTagtaatgttgttgaatggtaaGGATGTTTACTTCATGAATGTTGGAGATAGTAGAGCACTTTTAGCTCAAAATCCTGAATCCGATCCTTTTGATAGCAAATTGGGACGGATAAACGAGGAAAGTCTAAATCTAAACAGCATTGATGCACTATGTAGAGTTGAATCTAATCTTACTTCTTGTCAACTCACCATGGATCATACCACATCTGATAAAGAG GAAGTTCTCAGGATTAGAAGTGAGCATCCTGATGATGTTTCTGTAATTAAAAATGATAGAGTGAAGGGTTCCCTGAAAGTTACTCGAGCTTTCGGGGCAGGTTATCTCAAAGAG GCCAAATGGAACAATGCACTACTAGAGATGTTCAGAATTGACTATATTGGAAATTCCCCTTACATCAACTGTTTGCCATCACTTTACCACCATAAGCTTGGTCCTAGAGACAGATTTTTGATCTTATCTTCTGATGGACTTTACCAATACTTCACCAACGAAGAAGCAGTCTCTGAAGTTGAAAACTTCATGTCTATATTCCCTGAGGGAGATCCATCTCAGCATCTTGTTGAAGAAGTATTATTCAGAGCTGCTAAGAAAGCTG GCATGAATTTCCATGAATTACTTGACATACCACCTGGAGATCGTCGACAGTACCATGATGATGTCTCAATTATCATTATATCTTTCGAAGGAAAACTATGGCGATCATCTGCTTAA
- the LOC138883760 gene encoding uncharacterized mitochondrial protein AtMg00810-like: MGFGFRVMTDTIEISALKQFLDEQFRIKDQGSLHYFLGIEVSAIPGGVLLNQKKFVSDLLQQFDCVDVSSVVCPLNLNSKLHADSNALFPSPDKYRSLTPLIFLYMLSQTVIGQPALILADLSLAALHIARNLVFHELTRHIEVDCHFIRTKLSDGLISLSHVLNS, encoded by the exons atggggttcgggtttagggtcatgacagatACAATTGAAATTTCTGCACTCAAACAATTCTTGGATGAACAGTTTAGGATTAAGGACCAGGGGTCCTTGCATTATTTTCTAGGCATTGAAGTGTCTGCTATTCCTGGTGGGGTTCTTCTTAATCAGAAAAAGTTTGTGTCTGACTTGTTGCAACAATTTGATTGTGTTGATGTTTCCTCTGTGGTTTGTCCTTTAAACCTCAATAGTAAATTGCATGCTGATTCTAATGCTTTGTTTCCTTCTCCTGACAAGTATAGAAGTCTG ACTCCCCTTATTTTTCTATACATGCTTTCTCAGACAGTGATTGGGCAGCCTGCCCTGATACTCGCagatctgtcactg GCTGCTTTACACATAGCCAGGAATCTAGTTTTCCATGAGCTGACCAGGCATATTGAGGTTGACTGTCATTTTATTCGGACTAAACTTTCTGATGGGCTGATTTCTCTCTCTCATGTTCTCAACAGTTAG